A stretch of Nonomuraea africana DNA encodes these proteins:
- a CDS encoding PH domain-containing protein, which translates to MWRVRRELVAVKILAAVASAALGVYWYLSGDLRGVILAVPATLLVGAMALRDLLVPVRLAADESGITVAHGYAGSRPVPWDQIEDIKVDVRTRYGRRSEMLEIDTGDNLHLFSRADLGVSPTEVAAELRRLRARQP; encoded by the coding sequence ATGTGGAGGGTTCGCCGCGAGCTGGTCGCCGTCAAGATCTTGGCCGCCGTGGCCAGCGCCGCCCTCGGCGTCTACTGGTATCTCTCCGGCGACCTGCGCGGCGTGATCCTGGCCGTCCCCGCCACCCTGCTGGTCGGCGCCATGGCGCTCAGAGACCTGCTGGTCCCCGTACGGCTGGCCGCCGACGAGTCGGGCATCACCGTCGCGCACGGCTACGCCGGCTCCCGCCCCGTCCCGTGGGATCAGATCGAGGACATCAAGGTCGACGTCCGCACCCGCTACGGCAGGCGCTCCGAGATGCTGGAGATCGACACCGGCGACAACCTCCACCTGTTCAGCCGTGCCGATCTCGGTGTCTCCCCCACCGAGGTCGCCGCCGAACTACGCCGGCTCAGGGCGAGACAGCCCTAG
- a CDS encoding DNA-3-methyladenine glycosylase: MGVGLLSRAFFDRPAHEVAPELLGCVLVHGSVSVRLTEVEAYGLPGEDPASHTYRGRTPRNSVMFGPAGHLYVYFTYGMHYCANLVCLPEGHGSAVLLRAGEIVSGIDVARARRDGARDRDLARGPARLATALGWGREDNGLDMIGKVLPGTPPASVRAGPRTGISTGVETPWRFWIEGDPTVSPYRAHVPRRRRPAPDGRV, from the coding sequence ATGGGCGTCGGGCTCCTGAGCAGGGCCTTCTTCGACAGGCCCGCCCACGAGGTCGCACCCGAACTGCTCGGGTGCGTCCTCGTGCACGGCTCGGTCAGCGTCAGGCTGACCGAGGTCGAGGCGTACGGCCTGCCGGGGGAGGACCCCGCGTCCCACACCTACCGGGGGCGCACACCCCGCAACTCGGTGATGTTCGGCCCTGCCGGCCATCTCTACGTCTACTTCACGTACGGCATGCACTACTGCGCCAACCTCGTCTGCCTGCCGGAGGGGCACGGCTCGGCGGTGCTGCTGCGCGCGGGGGAGATCGTGTCGGGGATCGACGTGGCCCGCGCCAGGCGCGACGGGGCGCGCGACCGCGACCTGGCCAGAGGGCCGGCCAGGCTGGCCACGGCGCTCGGCTGGGGGCGCGAGGACAACGGCCTGGACATGATCGGCAAGGTGCTCCCGGGGACGCCACCGGCCTCGGTGCGGGCGGGGCCGCGGACCGGGATCTCCACCGGGGTGGAGACGCCGTGGCGGTTCTGGATCGAAGGGGACCCGACGGTCTCGCCGTACCGGGCGCACGTGCCCCGGCGCCGGCGACCGGCGCCCGACGGACGGGTCTAG
- the argH gene encoding argininosuccinate lyase — protein sequence MARIAGDEEETTVSDGGKPMRLWGGRFESGPADALARLSVSVHFDWRLVPYDLMASRAHARVLNRAGLLTDEELERMIGALDDLETACKTGEFRPTVADEDVHTALERGLLERLGSLGGKLRAGRSRNDQIATDLRLYLRDHVRTIISRLVEVETALMAQAATHADTAAPGMTHLQHAQPVSFGHQLLAHVHAFARDIDRLIDWDKRAAVSPLGSGALAGSSLPLDPVVVAEELGFTSAAPNSMDAVADRDFAAEFLFDAAMIGVHLSRLGEEIVLWASQEFRWIEMDDAYSTGSSIMPQKKNPDVAELARGKSGRLIGNLMSLLTVLKGLPLTYNRDLQEDKEPVFDTVDTLLLVLPAVAGLVSTMRVNTARMSATASDGFALATDLAELLVRKGVAFRDAHEAVGHLVVYCQVNDVDLGEVSDEDLAKVSPHLTPDVRDVLNVPGALAARKAHGGTAPDRVRDQLAALRETVDAQAAWASGS from the coding sequence ATGGCTAGGATCGCGGGTGACGAGGAGGAGACTACGGTGAGTGATGGTGGCAAGCCGATGAGGCTGTGGGGCGGGCGCTTCGAGTCGGGCCCCGCCGACGCGCTGGCTCGGCTGTCGGTGAGCGTGCACTTCGACTGGCGGCTGGTGCCGTACGACCTGATGGCCTCGCGGGCGCACGCCCGCGTGCTCAACAGGGCGGGGCTGCTGACGGACGAGGAGCTCGAGCGCATGATCGGCGCGCTCGACGACCTGGAGACCGCCTGCAAGACGGGCGAGTTCCGGCCGACGGTCGCCGACGAGGACGTGCACACCGCGCTGGAGCGCGGGCTGCTCGAGCGGCTCGGCTCGCTCGGCGGCAAGCTGCGCGCCGGGCGCAGCCGCAACGACCAGATCGCCACCGACCTGCGCCTCTACCTTCGTGACCACGTGCGCACGATCATCTCCAGGCTGGTGGAGGTGGAGACGGCGCTGATGGCCCAGGCCGCCACGCACGCCGACACCGCCGCGCCCGGCATGACGCACCTGCAGCACGCGCAGCCCGTGTCGTTCGGCCACCAGCTGCTCGCGCACGTGCACGCCTTCGCCCGCGACATCGACCGGCTGATCGACTGGGACAAGCGGGCCGCGGTCTCGCCGCTCGGCTCGGGCGCGCTGGCCGGCTCGTCGCTGCCGCTCGACCCCGTCGTGGTCGCCGAGGAGCTCGGCTTCACCTCGGCCGCGCCGAACTCGATGGACGCCGTCGCCGACCGCGACTTCGCCGCCGAGTTCCTCTTCGACGCGGCGATGATCGGCGTCCACCTGTCGCGCCTGGGCGAGGAGATCGTCCTGTGGGCCTCGCAGGAGTTCCGCTGGATCGAGATGGACGACGCCTACTCCACCGGCTCGTCGATCATGCCGCAGAAGAAGAACCCCGACGTCGCCGAGCTCGCGCGTGGCAAGTCGGGGCGGCTCATCGGCAACCTCATGTCGCTGCTGACCGTGCTGAAGGGCCTGCCGCTGACCTACAACCGCGACCTGCAGGAGGACAAGGAGCCGGTCTTCGACACCGTCGACACGCTGCTGCTCGTGCTGCCCGCAGTCGCGGGGCTGGTCTCCACCATGCGGGTCAACACCGCGCGCATGTCGGCGACCGCCTCCGACGGCTTCGCGCTGGCCACCGACCTCGCCGAGCTGCTGGTCCGCAAGGGCGTGGCCTTCCGCGACGCGCACGAGGCCGTCGGCCACCTGGTCGTCTACTGCCAGGTCAACGACGTCGACCTGGGCGAGGTCAGCGACGAGGACCTGGCGAAGGTCTCCCCGCACCTGACCCCCGACGTGCGCGACGTGCTCAACGTGCCCGGCGCGCTGGCCGCACGCAAGGCGCACGGCGGCACCGCGCCCGACAGGGTCCGCGACCAGCTGGCGGCGCTGCGCGAGACGGTCGACGCCCAGGCGGCATGGGCGTCGGGCTCCTGA
- a CDS encoding argininosuccinate synthase, with amino-acid sequence MSERVVLAFSGGLDTSVAIPFLAEKMDAEVIAVAVDLGQGGEDMEVIQKRAIDCGAVESVVVDAKEEFAADFCVPALQANALYMDRYPLLSSLSRPLIVKHLVAAAKQFGGTTVSHGCTGKGNDQVRFEAGLAALAPELKVVAPARDYAWTRDKAIAFAEEKGLPIETTKKNPYSIDQNLWGRAIETGFLEDIWNGPTEDIFAYTADPAQPREADEVVITFRQGVPVALDGRALTPFQIIDELNRRAGAQGVGRIDMVEDRLVGIKSREVYEAPGAIALITAHMELENVTVERDLARFKRGVDQRWSELVYDGLWFSPLKDALDTFIADAQKYVSGDIRMTLHGGRAVVTGRRSEESLYDFSLATYDTGDTFDQSLAKGFVQLWSLPSKIAAARDARHG; translated from the coding sequence ATGTCCGAGAGAGTTGTACTCGCGTTCTCCGGGGGGCTCGACACCTCCGTCGCCATTCCCTTCCTCGCCGAGAAGATGGACGCCGAGGTCATCGCCGTAGCCGTCGACCTCGGCCAGGGTGGCGAGGACATGGAGGTCATCCAGAAGCGCGCCATCGACTGCGGCGCGGTCGAGTCGGTCGTGGTGGACGCCAAGGAGGAGTTCGCCGCCGACTTCTGCGTGCCGGCCCTGCAGGCCAACGCGCTCTACATGGACCGCTACCCGCTGCTGTCGTCGCTGTCGCGCCCGCTGATCGTCAAGCACCTGGTCGCCGCGGCCAAGCAGTTCGGCGGCACCACGGTCTCGCACGGCTGCACCGGCAAGGGCAACGACCAGGTGCGCTTCGAGGCGGGCCTCGCGGCCCTCGCGCCCGAGCTCAAGGTCGTCGCCCCGGCCCGCGACTACGCCTGGACCCGCGACAAGGCCATCGCCTTCGCCGAGGAGAAGGGCCTGCCGATCGAGACCACCAAGAAGAACCCGTACTCGATCGACCAGAACCTGTGGGGCAGGGCCATCGAGACCGGCTTCCTCGAGGACATCTGGAACGGCCCGACCGAGGACATCTTCGCCTACACCGCCGACCCGGCCCAGCCGCGCGAGGCCGACGAGGTCGTCATCACCTTCAGGCAGGGCGTGCCCGTCGCCCTCGACGGACGGGCGCTGACCCCGTTCCAGATCATCGACGAGCTCAACAGGCGCGCGGGCGCCCAGGGCGTCGGCCGGATCGACATGGTCGAGGACCGGCTCGTCGGCATCAAGTCGCGCGAGGTCTACGAGGCGCCCGGCGCGATCGCGCTGATCACCGCGCACATGGAGCTTGAGAACGTCACCGTCGAGCGCGACCTGGCCAGGTTCAAGCGCGGCGTCGACCAGCGCTGGAGCGAGCTGGTCTACGACGGCCTGTGGTTCTCGCCGCTGAAGGACGCCCTCGACACCTTCATCGCCGACGCCCAGAAGTACGTCTCCGGCGACATCAGGATGACCCTGCACGGCGGCCGCGCCGTCGTCACGGGCCGGCGCTCGGAGGAGTCGCTGTACGACTTCTCGCTGGCCACCTACGACACCGGCGACACCTTCGACCAGTCCCTGGCCAAGGGCTTCGTCCAGCTCTGGAGCCTGCCCTCCAAGATCGCGGCTGCTCGTGACGCCAGGCATGGCTAG
- a CDS encoding arginine repressor, with the protein MTIPMTKVARQAKITDLLQRQAVRSQPELAKLLAESGVEVTQATLSRDLDELGALKLRAEDGSLVYALPGEGGGRIPLARLGTGESPAARLHRIAEELLVSAEASANLVIVRTPPGAAQFLASAIDHADWESILGTVAGDDTILVISRDPQGGAAVVDSLLNIANRKGS; encoded by the coding sequence ATGACCATCCCGATGACCAAGGTCGCCAGACAGGCGAAGATCACCGACCTGCTCCAGCGGCAGGCCGTACGCTCCCAGCCCGAGCTGGCCAAGCTGCTGGCGGAGAGCGGCGTCGAGGTCACCCAGGCCACGCTCTCGCGCGACCTGGACGAGCTCGGCGCGCTCAAGCTGCGCGCCGAGGACGGCTCGCTGGTCTACGCGCTGCCCGGCGAGGGCGGCGGCCGCATCCCGCTCGCCCGCCTGGGCACGGGGGAGTCGCCCGCGGCCAGGCTCCACCGGATCGCCGAGGAGCTCCTGGTCTCGGCCGAGGCCTCGGCCAACCTGGTGATCGTCAGGACACCGCCGGGCGCCGCGCAGTTCCTCGCCTCCGCCATCGACCACGCCGACTGGGAGTCCATCCTCGGCACCGTGGCGGGAGACGACACCATTCTCGTCATCAGCCGCGACCCCCAGGGCGGGGCGGCGGTCGTGGACAGCCTGCTGAACATCGCGAACCGTAAAGGATCATGA
- the argF gene encoding ornithine carbamoyltransferase — protein sequence MTRHFLKDDDLSPAEQAEVLDLADAMKKDPYGYRPFEGNKTVAVLFDKPSTRTRVSFAVGIAELGGVPLIIDGGTSQMGRGEPIEDTARVLERHVEAIVWRTGGQERIAAMASAARVPVVNALTDEYHPCQILADLQTVRENFGRTAGLTLTYLGDGANNMAHSYLLGGATAGMHVRVAAPAGYHPDPAILARAAEVAQVTGGSVTVLEDAAVAAHEAHVIATDTWVSMGQEGKEERVAALMPYQVNSALMARAADDAIVLHCLPAYRDYEITAEVLDGPASLVWDQAENRRHAQKALLQWLWSR from the coding sequence GTGACCCGGCACTTCTTGAAAGACGACGACCTCTCGCCCGCCGAGCAGGCAGAGGTGCTCGACCTGGCCGACGCGATGAAGAAGGACCCGTACGGCTACCGCCCCTTCGAGGGCAACAAGACCGTCGCGGTGCTCTTCGACAAGCCCTCCACCAGAACCCGCGTCTCGTTCGCCGTCGGCATCGCCGAGCTGGGCGGCGTCCCGCTGATCATCGACGGCGGCACCTCCCAGATGGGCAGGGGCGAGCCGATCGAGGACACCGCCCGCGTGCTGGAGCGCCACGTCGAGGCCATCGTGTGGCGGACCGGCGGCCAGGAGCGCATCGCGGCGATGGCCTCGGCCGCGCGCGTGCCCGTCGTCAACGCGCTGACCGACGAGTACCACCCGTGCCAGATCCTCGCCGACCTGCAGACCGTCAGGGAGAACTTCGGCAGGACGGCCGGGCTCACGCTCACCTACCTGGGCGACGGCGCCAACAACATGGCCCACTCCTACCTGCTCGGCGGCGCGACGGCGGGTATGCACGTGCGCGTCGCCGCGCCGGCCGGCTACCACCCCGACCCCGCGATCCTCGCCAGGGCCGCGGAGGTCGCGCAGGTCACCGGCGGCAGCGTGACCGTCCTCGAGGACGCGGCCGTCGCCGCCCACGAGGCGCACGTGATCGCCACCGACACCTGGGTGTCGATGGGCCAGGAGGGCAAGGAGGAGCGCGTGGCGGCGCTCATGCCGTACCAGGTGAACTCCGCGCTCATGGCGCGCGCCGCCGACGACGCGATCGTGCTGCACTGCCTGCCCGCCTACCGCGACTACGAGATCACCGCCGAGGTGCTCGACGGGCCCGCCAGCCTCGTGTGGGACCAGGCGGAGAACCGCCGTCACGCCCAGAAGGCGCTGCTGCAGTGGTTGTGGTCGCGATGA
- a CDS encoding acetylornithine transaminase: MNLRERFEKAFMPNYGVPPLALARGKGTTVWDVEGRQYLDFIGGIAVDSLGHGHPALVEAVSQQVATLAHTSNLYLHEPEVLLAEKLLELLKEPAKVFFANSGTEANECAYKLALKYGKATGRSYFVAAENGFHGRTMGALSLTGKKAIRDQFGPFPVEVRFVPYGDADALKQAVTEDCVAVFLEPTQGEAGVVPPPEGYFKAAREICTAAGALLVADEIQSAIGRTGHWFAHQAEGVVPDILTLAKGLGGGLPIGACVGFGPAGTLFDKGDHGSTFGGNPVSCAAALAVLANVDPDRVARSGDLLRAGLESVRHPLLKGVRGRGLWLALVLTEPVSGKVQQAAQDAGFLVNALQPDAVRLAPPLVVTDEEIQALVDALPSILTEAAK; this comes from the coding sequence ATGAACCTGCGTGAGAGGTTCGAGAAAGCGTTCATGCCGAACTATGGCGTGCCGCCGCTGGCGCTCGCCCGGGGCAAGGGCACCACGGTGTGGGACGTGGAGGGCAGGCAGTACCTCGACTTCATCGGCGGGATCGCCGTCGACTCCCTCGGCCACGGCCACCCCGCGCTGGTGGAGGCCGTCTCCCAGCAGGTCGCCACCCTCGCCCACACCAGCAACCTGTACCTGCACGAGCCCGAGGTGCTGCTCGCCGAGAAGCTGCTCGAGCTGCTGAAGGAGCCGGCGAAGGTCTTCTTCGCCAACTCGGGCACCGAGGCCAACGAGTGCGCCTACAAGCTGGCGCTCAAGTACGGCAAGGCCACGGGGCGCTCCTACTTCGTCGCCGCGGAGAACGGCTTCCACGGCCGCACGATGGGCGCGCTCTCGCTCACCGGCAAGAAGGCGATCCGCGACCAGTTCGGCCCCTTCCCGGTCGAGGTCCGCTTCGTGCCGTACGGCGACGCCGACGCGCTCAAGCAGGCCGTCACCGAGGACTGCGTCGCGGTCTTCCTCGAGCCCACCCAGGGCGAGGCCGGAGTCGTGCCGCCGCCCGAGGGCTACTTCAAGGCGGCCCGCGAGATCTGCACCGCCGCCGGCGCGCTGCTGGTCGCCGACGAGATCCAGTCGGCCATCGGCAGGACCGGCCACTGGTTCGCCCACCAGGCGGAGGGCGTCGTCCCCGACATCCTCACCCTCGCCAAGGGCCTGGGCGGCGGCCTGCCGATCGGCGCCTGTGTCGGCTTCGGCCCGGCGGGCACGCTGTTCGACAAGGGCGACCACGGCTCGACGTTCGGCGGCAACCCGGTCTCGTGCGCCGCCGCGCTCGCCGTCCTGGCCAACGTGGACCCCGACCGGGTCGCCAGGAGCGGCGACCTGCTGCGGGCCGGTCTCGAGAGCGTGCGGCACCCGCTGCTCAAGGGCGTGCGCGGCCGCGGCCTGTGGCTGGCCCTGGTGCTCACCGAGCCCGTCTCCGGCAAGGTGCAGCAGGCCGCGCAGGACGCGGGCTTCCTGGTCAACGCCCTCCAGCCCGATGCCGTACGGCTGGCACCCCCGCTGGTCGTGACCGACGAGGAGATCCAGGCCCTCGTCGACGCCCTTCCCTCGATTCTGACGGAGGCCGCCAAGTGA
- the argB gene encoding acetylglutamate kinase, with the protein MRANGALAKAGTLIEALPWLARFSGATVVIKYGGNAMTEESLKEGFAEDIVFLRYAGLKPVVVHGGGPQISAHLDRLGIESTFTAGLRVTTPEAMQVVRMVLVGQVNRDVVGLINHHGPFAVGMSGEDAHLFTAERKPAIVDGEPVDIGQVGEIVKVEPGAVQALLDDGRIPVVSSVARGTDGQVYNVNADTAAAALAVALRAQKLIVLTDVEGLYASWPDDTDVIDQLKAAELAEMLPTLSSGMVPKMEACLTAVQGGVPQAHVLDGRVPHSLLLEIFTDHGIGTMVMP; encoded by the coding sequence ATGAGGGCCAACGGAGCGCTCGCCAAGGCAGGCACGCTGATCGAGGCGCTGCCCTGGCTGGCCAGGTTCAGCGGCGCGACCGTCGTCATCAAGTACGGCGGCAACGCCATGACGGAGGAGTCGCTCAAGGAGGGCTTCGCCGAGGACATCGTCTTCCTGCGCTACGCCGGGCTGAAGCCGGTCGTCGTGCACGGCGGCGGACCACAGATCAGCGCGCACCTTGACCGGCTCGGCATCGAGTCCACCTTCACCGCGGGCCTGCGGGTCACCACCCCCGAGGCCATGCAGGTGGTGCGGATGGTGCTGGTCGGCCAGGTCAACCGCGACGTGGTCGGCCTGATCAACCACCACGGCCCGTTCGCGGTCGGCATGTCGGGCGAGGACGCCCACCTGTTCACCGCCGAGCGCAAGCCCGCGATCGTGGACGGCGAGCCCGTCGACATCGGCCAGGTCGGCGAGATCGTCAAGGTCGAGCCGGGCGCCGTGCAGGCCCTGCTCGACGACGGCCGCATCCCGGTCGTCTCCAGCGTCGCCCGCGGCACGGACGGCCAGGTCTACAACGTCAACGCCGACACCGCCGCCGCCGCGCTGGCGGTCGCGCTCCGGGCGCAGAAGCTGATCGTGCTCACCGACGTCGAGGGCCTGTACGCCAGTTGGCCCGACGACACCGACGTGATCGACCAACTGAAGGCCGCCGAGCTGGCCGAGATGCTGCCCACACTGTCCAGCGGCATGGTGCCCAAGATGGAGGCCTGCCTGACCGCCGTGCAGGGCGGCGTGCCCCAGGCGCACGTCCTGGACGGCCGCGTGCCGCACTCCCTGCTGCTCGAGATCTTCACCGACCACGGAATCGGAACCATGGTGATGCCCTGA
- the argJ gene encoding bifunctional glutamate N-acetyltransferase/amino-acid acetyltransferase ArgJ, with protein MSVTAPLGFKAAGIAAGIKASGNRDLALVVNEGPHRAAAGVFTANRVKAAPVLWSQQVLAGGRVRAVVLNSGGANACTGPEGFQDTHATAEKVAEVLGDSAGEIAVCSTGLIGERLPMEALLAGVDSAATQLSRDGGLAAADAIRTTDTVSKISFKRGEGGYMVGGMAKGAGMLAPALATMLCVITTDADVTSEQLDAVLRKATAKTFDRLDADGCMSTNDTVLLLASGASGVTPDLAEFEKKITEVCADLARQLLVDAEGASKAIAIEVVGAASEDDAVKVGRTVSRSNLLKCAIHGEDPNWGRVLSAVGTTDAVFEPDRINVAINGIWICRGGAVGDDRAKVDMRPRDVTITVDLSAGPHSATIHTTDLTAAYVHENSAYSS; from the coding sequence ATGAGCGTTACAGCGCCCCTCGGCTTCAAGGCCGCGGGCATTGCCGCAGGCATCAAGGCCAGCGGCAACCGCGACCTGGCCCTCGTCGTCAACGAAGGACCGCACCGCGCCGCCGCGGGCGTCTTCACCGCCAACCGCGTGAAGGCCGCCCCCGTGCTCTGGTCGCAGCAGGTCCTGGCGGGCGGCCGAGTCCGAGCGGTCGTCCTCAACTCGGGCGGCGCCAACGCCTGCACCGGCCCTGAGGGCTTCCAGGACACCCACGCCACGGCGGAGAAGGTGGCCGAGGTGCTGGGCGACTCGGCGGGCGAGATCGCGGTCTGCTCCACCGGCCTGATCGGCGAGCGGCTGCCGATGGAGGCGCTGCTGGCCGGTGTCGACAGCGCGGCGACGCAGCTCTCCCGCGACGGCGGACTGGCCGCGGCCGACGCCATCCGCACCACCGACACCGTCTCGAAGATCTCCTTCAAACGCGGCGAAGGGGGCTACATGGTCGGCGGGATGGCCAAGGGCGCGGGCATGCTCGCCCCCGCGCTGGCCACCATGCTCTGCGTGATCACCACTGACGCCGACGTCACCTCCGAGCAGCTCGACGCGGTGCTGCGCAAGGCCACCGCCAAGACCTTCGACCGGCTCGACGCCGACGGCTGCATGTCCACCAACGACACCGTGCTGCTGCTGGCCAGCGGCGCCTCGGGGGTCACGCCCGACCTCGCCGAGTTCGAGAAGAAGATCACCGAGGTCTGCGCGGACCTGGCCAGGCAGCTGCTCGTCGACGCAGAGGGCGCCTCCAAGGCGATCGCCATCGAGGTCGTCGGCGCGGCCAGCGAGGACGATGCCGTCAAGGTCGGCCGCACGGTCTCCAGGTCCAACCTGCTCAAGTGCGCCATCCACGGCGAGGACCCCAACTGGGGCCGCGTTCTGTCGGCGGTCGGCACCACCGACGCGGTCTTCGAACCCGACCGGATCAACGTGGCCATCAACGGCATCTGGATCTGCAGGGGCGGCGCCGTCGGCGACGACCGGGCCAAGGTCGACATGCGCCCGCGCGACGTGACCATCACCGTCGACCTCTCGGCCGGACCCCACTCGGCCACCATCCACACCACGGACCTGACCGCCGCGTACGTGCACGAGAACTCGGCGTACTCCTCATGA
- the argC gene encoding N-acetyl-gamma-glutamyl-phosphate reductase produces MQRVAIAGASGYAGGELARLLLMHPELEIGALTAASSAGSPLGAHQPHLPQLAGRIIQETTADVLAGHDVVFLALPHGQSAAVAAQLGESDTVIVDCGADHRLADPAAWAEFYGGAHAGTWPYGLPELPGQRDILRTARRIAVPGCYPTSVTLALFPAFAGGLAEPDVVVVAATGTSGAGKALKPNLLGSEVMGSVSAYGVGGVHRHTPEMEQNLSAVAGVPVTVAFTPMLAPMSRGILATCTAPATPGLTAAALREAYENALKDEPFVTLLPEGVWPATSMTYGANTAALQVTLDERAGRVVAVIAIDNLTKGTAGGAIQSVNLALGLPEELGLPTNGVAP; encoded by the coding sequence ATGCAGCGTGTGGCGATCGCCGGAGCCAGCGGCTACGCCGGAGGTGAGCTCGCCCGTCTGCTGCTCATGCATCCTGAGCTGGAGATCGGCGCGCTGACCGCCGCCTCGAGCGCGGGCAGCCCGCTCGGCGCCCACCAGCCGCACCTGCCCCAGCTGGCCGGCCGGATCATCCAGGAGACCACCGCCGACGTCCTCGCCGGGCACGACGTGGTCTTCCTCGCCCTCCCGCACGGCCAGTCCGCCGCGGTCGCCGCCCAGCTGGGCGAGAGCGACACGGTGATCGTCGACTGCGGCGCCGACCACCGGCTCGCCGACCCCGCCGCCTGGGCCGAGTTCTACGGCGGAGCCCACGCCGGCACCTGGCCGTACGGCCTGCCCGAGCTGCCGGGCCAGCGCGACATCCTCAGGACCGCGCGGCGCATCGCCGTACCGGGCTGCTACCCGACGTCGGTCACCCTCGCGCTCTTCCCCGCCTTCGCGGGCGGGCTCGCCGAGCCCGACGTGGTGGTAGTCGCCGCAACGGGCACCAGCGGCGCCGGCAAGGCGCTCAAGCCGAACCTGCTCGGCAGCGAGGTCATGGGCTCGGTCAGCGCCTACGGCGTGGGCGGCGTCCACCGGCACACCCCCGAGATGGAGCAGAACCTCTCCGCCGTCGCCGGGGTCCCCGTCACCGTCGCCTTCACCCCGATGCTGGCGCCGATGAGCCGCGGCATCCTGGCCACCTGTACGGCTCCCGCCACCCCCGGCCTGACCGCGGCCGCCCTGCGCGAGGCCTACGAGAACGCGCTGAAGGACGAGCCGTTCGTCACGCTGCTGCCCGAAGGGGTGTGGCCCGCGACGTCGATGACCTACGGCGCCAACACCGCGGCCCTGCAGGTGACCCTCGACGAGCGCGCGGGCCGCGTGGTCGCCGTCATCGCCATCGACAACCTCACCAAGGGCACGGCAGGGGGCGCGATCCAGAGCGTCAACCTCGCCCTCGGCCTGCCCGAAGAGCTCGGTCTCCCCACGAACGGAGTTGCCCCGTGA